Proteins from one Actinomycetota bacterium genomic window:
- the folP gene encoding dihydropteroate synthase: MRFNPRFLAVDDLSGAYARLDELRPSEQGRAIMAPKMVCRVVRVDNVDTKAANILKQNMLSIGGEVSLPREVFDYGGVKVSAVISGNLKHYRQLISKLKRQPFGLKVLAQELEALLRSSMSEQSRILRLGGREYDLGKRTLIMGVVNVTPDSFSDGGRFADAPKAIEHALRLEEEGADILDIGGESTRPGSDFITLDEELRRVMPVVEGVLGRAGVPVSIDTTKAEVARQALAAGCAMVNEISALRLDEEMLPLLAGRGVPFCLMHMQGLPKDMQVEPHYEDVIGEISSFLRERAAVAEEAGADPSNIMIDPGIGFGKTLQHNLEILRRLEEFRSLGYTMVIGTSRKSFIGRLLDLPENDRVEGTAASVALGIRGGADIVRVHDVREMARVARVADAIVGKG; the protein is encoded by the coding sequence ATGAGGTTCAACCCCCGTTTCCTGGCCGTGGACGACCTCTCGGGTGCCTATGCGCGCCTGGACGAACTCAGGCCCAGCGAACAGGGGAGGGCTATCATGGCTCCCAAGATGGTCTGCCGCGTGGTGCGCGTGGACAACGTGGACACCAAGGCCGCCAACATCCTCAAGCAGAACATGCTCTCCATAGGCGGGGAGGTGTCGCTGCCGCGCGAGGTCTTCGACTACGGCGGGGTCAAGGTATCGGCGGTCATCTCCGGCAACCTCAAGCATTACAGGCAACTGATATCCAAGCTGAAGCGGCAGCCCTTCGGGCTCAAGGTCCTGGCCCAGGAACTGGAAGCACTCCTGCGCTCCTCCATGTCCGAGCAGAGTCGCATCCTACGCCTTGGGGGCAGGGAGTATGACCTGGGCAAGCGCACCCTGATCATGGGCGTGGTAAACGTCACGCCGGACTCGTTCTCCGACGGCGGCCGCTTCGCCGATGCGCCAAAGGCCATCGAACACGCCCTGCGCCTGGAGGAGGAGGGGGCCGATATCCTGGACATCGGAGGGGAATCGACCCGCCCGGGGTCCGACTTCATCACCCTGGACGAGGAACTGCGCCGCGTAATGCCGGTGGTGGAGGGGGTACTGGGGCGTGCCGGCGTGCCGGTGTCCATAGACACCACCAAGGCGGAGGTGGCACGCCAGGCGCTGGCGGCGGGGTGCGCCATGGTCAACGAGATAAGCGCCCTGCGCCTGGACGAGGAGATGCTCCCCCTGCTGGCCGGGCGCGGGGTGCCTTTCTGCCTCATGCACATGCAGGGCCTGCCCAAGGACATGCAGGTGGAGCCGCATTATGAAGATGTCATCGGGGAGATATCCTCTTTTCTGCGCGAGCGGGCTGCGGTGGCGGAGGAGGCTGGGGCCGACCCCTCCAATATCATGATCGATCCCGGTATCGGGTTCGGGAAGACCCTCCAGCACAACCTGGAGATCCTGCGCCGCCTGGAGGAGTTCAGGTCCCTGGGGTATACCATGGTGATCGGCACCTCCCGCAAGAGCTTCATCGGCAGGTTGCTCGACCTGCCGGAGAACGACAGGGTGGAGGGCACCGCGGCCAGCGTGGCCCTGGGCATAAGGGGCGGCGCGGACATCGTGAGGGTGCACGACGTCAGGGAGATGGCGCGCGTGGCGCGCGTGGCGGACGCCATCGTAGGCAAGGGATAA
- the ftsH gene encoding ATP-dependent zinc metalloprotease FtsH, whose product MGNKRLWRTAIFYLLIVFVVILVWTKSPNLFGNDTTKDLSWFNEKLAAGEIASVTIKDKDNMVTGTLVSGEEFEVSYPADYADDLLASIDEYKQLAFSEDPEVAQRYAAYQDLEVKVDPQGGFDILGIILNILPFLLIVVLFFFLFQQMQGGGSKVMSFGKSRAKVMNKEHARVTFKDVAGVDEAVEELEEIRDFLASPAKFQALGAKIPKGVLLYGPPGSGKTLLARAVAGEAGVPFFSISGSDFVEMFVGVGASRVRDLFEQAKSSAPAIIFMDEIDAVGRHRGAGLGGGHDEREQTLNQLLVEMDGFDMKTGVILIAATNRPDILDPALLRPGRFDRQIVVDRPDLNGRRDILMVHTRDKPLADDVDLEVLARRTPGFTGADLANLVNEAALLSARHGKKKLDMEEMEEAIDRVIAGPERRTRLISEKEKEIIAYHEAGHALVAHELPNADPVHKISIIPRGQALGYTLTLPMEDKYLVTKGELVDELAMLLGGRVAEEMIFDELTTGDQNDIEKATKLARKMVCEFGMSEKLGPLTLGQKQGEVFLGRDFTTHKDYSDQIAYEIDKEVRRLVDEAYERAEAILTEQREKLDTIARALIEGETLEKEELLALLEGREVAAAPKQPLAAKEGESQDKAQGEIRTPSPIKGSPLPQPE is encoded by the coding sequence ATGGGGAACAAGAGGCTGTGGAGAACGGCAATCTTCTATCTATTGATCGTCTTCGTGGTCATCCTGGTGTGGACCAAGTCGCCGAACCTGTTCGGGAACGACACCACCAAGGACCTGAGCTGGTTCAACGAAAAGCTGGCGGCCGGGGAGATCGCCAGCGTGACCATCAAAGACAAGGACAACATGGTCACGGGGACCCTGGTCTCGGGCGAGGAGTTCGAGGTCTCCTACCCTGCGGACTATGCCGACGACCTGCTGGCGTCGATAGATGAATACAAGCAACTGGCCTTCTCCGAGGACCCCGAGGTCGCGCAGCGGTACGCCGCTTACCAGGACCTCGAGGTCAAGGTGGACCCACAGGGCGGCTTCGATATCCTGGGCATCATCCTAAACATCCTCCCGTTCCTCCTCATCGTCGTGCTTTTCTTCTTCCTCTTCCAGCAGATGCAGGGAGGGGGCAGCAAGGTGATGTCCTTCGGCAAGAGCCGTGCCAAGGTGATGAACAAGGAACACGCCCGCGTCACCTTCAAGGACGTGGCCGGCGTGGACGAGGCGGTGGAGGAGCTGGAGGAGATCAGGGATTTTCTGGCAAGTCCGGCCAAGTTCCAGGCCCTGGGGGCCAAGATACCCAAGGGGGTCCTCCTCTATGGGCCCCCCGGCTCCGGCAAGACGCTGCTGGCGCGCGCCGTAGCCGGCGAAGCGGGAGTGCCGTTCTTTTCCATATCAGGCTCCGATTTCGTGGAGATGTTCGTAGGGGTGGGCGCCTCGCGCGTGCGCGACCTCTTCGAGCAGGCCAAGTCGAGCGCCCCGGCCATCATCTTCATGGACGAGATCGACGCGGTGGGGCGCCATCGCGGCGCCGGGCTGGGCGGCGGCCATGACGAGCGCGAACAGACCCTCAACCAGCTCCTGGTGGAGATGGACGGTTTCGATATGAAGACCGGCGTCATCCTCATCGCGGCCACCAACCGCCCGGACATCCTGGATCCGGCACTGCTGCGGCCGGGACGCTTCGACCGCCAGATCGTGGTCGACCGCCCCGACCTCAACGGGCGCAGGGACATCCTCATGGTCCACACCAGGGACAAGCCCTTGGCCGACGATGTTGACCTGGAGGTACTGGCGCGGCGCACCCCCGGTTTCACCGGCGCCGACCTGGCCAACCTGGTCAACGAGGCCGCCCTGCTCTCGGCACGCCACGGCAAGAAGAAGCTGGACATGGAGGAGATGGAGGAGGCCATCGACCGTGTCATCGCGGGGCCGGAGCGCCGCACCCGGCTCATCAGCGAGAAGGAGAAAGAGATCATCGCCTACCACGAGGCGGGACACGCCCTGGTGGCCCACGAGCTGCCCAACGCCGACCCCGTGCACAAGATCTCCATCATCCCGCGCGGCCAGGCTCTCGGTTACACCCTCACCCTGCCCATGGAGGACAAGTACCTGGTGACCAAGGGAGAGCTGGTGGACGAACTGGCCATGCTCCTGGGCGGGCGCGTGGCCGAGGAGATGATCTTCGACGAACTCACCACCGGGGACCAGAACGACATCGAGAAAGCCACCAAGCTGGCCCGCAAGATGGTCTGCGAATTCGGCATGAGCGAAAAACTCGGGCCCCTGACCCTGGGCCAGAAGCAGGGTGAGGTGTTCCTGGGCCGCGACTTCACCACCCACAAGGACTACAGCGACCAGATCGCCTACGAGATCGACAAAGAGGTGAGGAGACTGGTGGACGAGGCCTACGAGCGCGCCGAGGCAATCCTCACCGAGCAGAGGGAAAAACTGGATACCATCGCCAGGGCGCTCATCGAGGGCGAGACGCTGGAAAAAGAGGAACTGCTGGCGCTGCTGGAGGGACGGGAGGTCGCCGCCGCCCCCAAACAGCCCCTCGCGGCGAAGGAAGGCGAGAGCCAGGACAAGGCGCAAGGGGAGATACGCACGCCCTCCCCCATCAAGGGAAGCCCCCTGCCCCAACCCGAGTAA
- the hpt gene encoding hypoxanthine phosphoribosyltransferase, producing the protein MDLENARQLIGEDKIKARIAEMAGEITRDYRGRELIMVGVLKGAFVFLADLARAIELPLQIDFVAVSSYGADTKTSGVVKIIKDMDLEIEGKDVLVVEDIVDTGLTLRYLVGMLLDRGPASVEVCALLNKPDARKVDLEVRYSGFDVPPLFVVGYGLDYAERYRQLPYVGVLEEEKREGEAH; encoded by the coding sequence ATGGACCTGGAAAACGCCCGGCAGCTCATCGGCGAGGACAAGATAAAGGCCCGCATCGCCGAGATGGCCGGGGAGATAACCCGGGATTACCGCGGCCGCGAGCTGATAATGGTTGGGGTGCTCAAGGGGGCCTTCGTCTTCCTCGCGGACCTGGCGCGAGCGATCGAGCTGCCGCTGCAGATAGATTTCGTGGCCGTGTCGAGCTACGGTGCAGACACGAAGACATCCGGGGTGGTAAAGATAATCAAGGACATGGACCTGGAGATAGAGGGCAAGGACGTCCTGGTGGTGGAGGACATAGTGGATACCGGACTGACCCTGAGATACCTCGTGGGCATGTTGCTCGACCGGGGCCCCGCCTCGGTGGAGGTGTGCGCCTTGCTTAACAAACCGGACGCGCGTAAGGTTGACTTGGAGGTCAGATATTCCGGTTTCGACGTGCCCCCGCTCTTCGTGGTCGGCTACGGCCTGGATTATGCGGAAAGGTACCGGCAGTTGCCCTACGTGGGGGTGCTGGAGGAGGAGAAGAGGGAAGGCGAAGCGCATTGA
- the folE gene encoding GTP cyclohydrolase I FolE, with translation MDKDRIMQGVRMILEGVGEDLEREGLLKTPERVANMYEELLCGVDIDPAEVIKAMFMEEHEEMIVVKDIPFYSICEHHLIPFLGKAHVAYIPGPEGQITGISKLARVVDVLSKRLQVQERITTEVADTLVKALRPRGVLVVIEAEHLCMSMRGVKKPGTLTITSAVRGTFHTNAASRAEAMALIRQKS, from the coding sequence GTGGATAAAGACAGGATAATGCAGGGCGTGCGCATGATCCTCGAGGGGGTAGGGGAGGACCTCGAGCGCGAAGGGCTGCTCAAGACGCCCGAACGGGTAGCCAACATGTACGAGGAACTCCTGTGCGGAGTGGACATCGACCCCGCCGAGGTCATCAAGGCCATGTTCATGGAGGAGCACGAGGAGATGATCGTGGTCAAGGACATCCCCTTCTACTCCATCTGCGAACACCACCTCATCCCCTTCCTGGGCAAGGCCCACGTGGCGTATATCCCCGGCCCGGAAGGCCAGATAACCGGCATCAGCAAGCTGGCCCGAGTGGTGGACGTGCTCTCCAAGCGCCTGCAGGTGCAGGAGAGGATAACCACCGAGGTGGCCGACACCCTGGTCAAAGCCCTGCGCCCCCGCGGCGTGCTGGTGGTGATCGAGGCGGAACACCTGTGCATGTCCATGCGCGGGGTGAAGAAGCCTGGTACCCTCACCATCACCTCCGCGGTGAGGGGCACCTTCCATACCAACGCCGCTTCGCGGGCGGAGGCCATGGCGCTCATCCGCCAGAAGAGCTGA